A DNA window from Gopherus evgoodei ecotype Sinaloan lineage chromosome 22, rGopEvg1_v1.p, whole genome shotgun sequence contains the following coding sequences:
- the ATP5F1D gene encoding ATP synthase subunit delta, mitochondrial, translated as MLPARRLLALGPRALRLPGLRAPARPYAEAAAGPAQMCFTFASPTQVLYNGATVKQVDVPTLSGSFGILASHVPTLQVLKPGVVTVFAEDGTATKYFVSSGSITVNADCSVQLLAEEVATLDMLDLATARSNLDKALSQLAAAPDETAKVEAQINVEATEALVKALE; from the exons ATGCTGCCCGCTCGCCGCCTCCTGGCCCTCGGGCCCCGCGCTCTGCGCCTGCCCGGCCTCCGGGCCCCGGCTCGCCCCTACGCCGAGGCGGCCGCCGGCCCGGCCCAGATGTGCTTCACCTTCGCCTCGCCCACGCAG GTGTTGTACAATGGCGCCACCGTGAAGCAGGTGGACGTCCCCACGCTGAGCGGCTCCTTCGGCATCTTGGCATCTCACGTTCCCACCCTGCAGGTCCTGAAACCTGGAGTTGTGACAGTCTTTGCCGAGGACGGCACAGCGACCAAGTACTTTG TGAGCAGTGGCTCCATCACAGTCAATGCTGACTGCTCGGTACAGCTGCTGGCAGAAGAGGTGGCCACTTTGGACATGCTGGATCTCGCT ACTGCTAGGTCGAATCTGGATAAGGCCTTGTCCCAGCTGGCTGCAGCACCTGATGAAACAGCTAAAGTAGAAGCCCAGATTAACGTGGAAGCCACTGAGGCCCTTGTGAAGGCCCTGGAGTAA